The following coding sequences lie in one Sedimentibacter sp. MB35-C1 genomic window:
- a CDS encoding cobalamin B12-binding domain-containing protein: MRPIRVLVAKPGLDGHDRGAKVIARALRDAGMEVIYTGLRQTPEQIVAAAIQEDVDVVGMSILSGAHNYLFPRVVELLKEQGVDDVLIVGGGVIPDEDIPGLKKAGVSEIFTPGTTTSNMIEFIKSNLKREL; this comes from the coding sequence ATGAGACCAATTAGAGTTTTAGTTGCAAAGCCTGGGCTTGACGGGCATGACAGAGGTGCTAAGGTTATAGCAAGAGCATTGAGAGACGCAGGCATGGAAGTTATATATACCGGATTAAGGCAAACTCCTGAGCAAATAGTTGCCGCGGCAATTCAAGAGGATGTAGATGTTGTGGGAATGAGCATATTGTCCGGAGCACACAATTATCTGTTCCCAAGGGTTGTTGAGCTACTTAAAGAGCAAGGTGTTGACGATGTATTGATAGTAGGCGGAGGTGTTATTCCGGACGAAGACATTCCCGGACTTAAGAAGGCTGGTGTTTCTGAAATATTTACACCTGGAACCACTACATCAAATATGATAGAATTTATTAAATCAAATTTAAAAAGAGAGTTATAG
- a CDS encoding methylmalonyl-CoA mutase: MFEKEKLDQLRSARQNWEDKVLSKSLSKAPENKTEFKSGSGVNVERLYTPEDVADIDYETEIGYPGQYPFTRGYQPTMYRGKTWTMRMYAGFATAEESNERYKYLVGQGSTGLSVAFDLPTQIGYDSDHSLAQGEVGKVGVAIDSLKDMEILFDGIPLDKVSTSMTINAPASVLLAMYIAVAEKQGVSSDKLRGTIQNDILKEYIARGTYIFPTEPSMRLITNIFEYCSKEVPKWNTISISGYHIREAGSTAAQEVGFTLADGIAYVDAAIKAGLDVDTFAPRLSFFFNAHNDLLEEVSKFRAARRLWAKIMKERFKAKNEKSMMLKFHTQTAGCTLTAQQPDNNIIRVAMQALAAVLGGTQSLHTNSRDEALALPTTDSVTIALRTQQILANETGVTNTVDPLAGSYYIEAKTKEIEEKAMEYISKIDELGGAPRAIDIGYIQKEISDSAYKYQMEIESLDRIVVGVNKYQVNEEPPKGLLRVDPIVGEMQKKKIEDVKTARNNEVVKEKLDLLKKACQGTENVMPFILDAVREYATLGEICGVMREVFGEYEQAVLL, translated from the coding sequence ATGTTTGAAAAAGAAAAACTCGACCAATTAAGATCGGCTCGCCAGAATTGGGAAGATAAAGTGTTAAGCAAGTCTTTAAGTAAAGCGCCTGAAAATAAAACAGAATTTAAATCAGGTTCCGGTGTGAATGTGGAAAGGCTGTATACTCCGGAGGATGTTGCAGATATTGATTATGAGACAGAAATAGGATATCCGGGACAGTATCCTTTTACAAGAGGGTATCAGCCGACAATGTACAGGGGCAAGACATGGACAATGAGAATGTATGCTGGCTTTGCAACGGCGGAAGAATCTAATGAAAGGTATAAATATCTTGTAGGGCAGGGGTCTACAGGGTTATCTGTTGCTTTTGACCTTCCTACGCAGATAGGGTATGATTCAGACCATTCTCTAGCACAGGGTGAAGTCGGTAAGGTCGGCGTAGCCATAGATTCTCTAAAGGATATGGAAATTCTTTTTGACGGCATCCCTTTGGATAAGGTTAGCACATCAATGACAATAAATGCTCCGGCTTCTGTATTGCTTGCAATGTATATAGCTGTTGCAGAAAAACAGGGTGTATCATCAGATAAATTAAGAGGAACAATACAAAATGACATATTGAAGGAATACATAGCAAGAGGAACATACATTTTTCCTACAGAACCGTCAATGCGTCTTATAACAAATATATTTGAGTATTGCTCAAAAGAGGTTCCAAAATGGAATACAATCAGTATTTCAGGATACCACATCAGAGAAGCTGGATCTACGGCAGCTCAGGAAGTTGGATTTACTCTGGCTGATGGTATTGCGTATGTTGATGCGGCAATTAAAGCCGGGCTGGATGTTGACACATTTGCACCGAGACTTTCATTCTTCTTTAATGCACATAATGATTTGCTTGAAGAAGTTTCAAAGTTTAGAGCTGCAAGGAGACTCTGGGCTAAAATAATGAAGGAAAGATTTAAAGCAAAAAATGAAAAATCAATGATGCTTAAATTCCATACTCAGACTGCAGGATGCACATTGACTGCACAGCAGCCGGATAATAACATTATAAGAGTTGCAATGCAGGCATTAGCTGCAGTGCTGGGAGGAACTCAATCTTTGCATACAAATTCAAGAGACGAAGCTTTGGCTCTGCCTACTACGGATTCTGTTACAATAGCATTAAGGACTCAGCAAATTTTGGCTAACGAAACTGGGGTTACAAATACAGTAGATCCATTGGCAGGTTCGTACTACATTGAAGCTAAAACAAAAGAAATTGAAGAAAAAGCCATGGAATACATCAGCAAGATAGATGAATTGGGTGGAGCTCCTAGAGCTATTGATATAGGATATATTCAAAAAGAAATTTCTGATTCTGCGTACAAGTATCAGATGGAAATCGAATCGCTTGACAGAATAGTTGTAGGAGTTAACAAGTACCAAGTTAATGAAGAACCTCCAAAAGGATTGTTGCGGGTTGATCCTATAGTTGGTGAAATGCAGAAGAAGAAAATTGAAGATGTAAAAACTGCAAGGAATAATGAAGTAGTTAAAGAGAAGCTTGATTTGTTAAAAAAGGCCTGCCAGGGAACAGAAAATGTGATGCCGTTTATTTTAGATGCAGTTAGAGAATATGCTACACTGGGAGAAATATGCGGAGTTATGAGAGAAGTTTTTGGCGAATATGAACAAGCAGTATTGCTTTAA
- the ftsH gene encoding ATP-dependent zinc metalloprotease FtsH, protein MRSIAMYVLIFVVIIMLVQSMVEPAKDEQSISYSELIVQLQNNNIKSLSFTESEVKGVYKDDTKFTSYVPTVFLFNSSFYDKYVADKIESGEIEIVGEPVPATPIWVSALPTIGMLVLLAVLWYVFMKQSQGGGTGKAMSFGKSRAKMVKDDDPSKKITFADVAGLDEEKEELSEIVDFLKNPAKFARLGARIPKGVLLVGPPGTGKTYLSKSVSGEAGVPFFSISGSDFVEMFVGVGASRVRDLFDQAKKNAPCIIFIDEIDAVGRRRGAGLGGGNDEREQTLNQLLVEMDGFSGNEGIIIISATNRPDILDPALMRPGRFDRQVHVGLPDVKAREAILKIHIRKKPLADDVDLEIVAKRTPGFTPADLENAMNEAALLTARQNKTLITMDIIEEAITKVIAGPEKRSKVISENEKKLTAYHEAGHAVVARLSSNKDPVHMITIIPRGGAGGFTMYLPEEDRSYRSKTEMEESIVRLLGGRVAEKLALDDISTGASNDIERATKIARAMVTTYGMSDELGPMTYGTNEEEVFLGRDFNKIRNYSEEVAARIDNEMRRIIDSAYHKTETLLSENMEKLDRVAQALLEKETISGKEFEMLFEEV, encoded by the coding sequence ATGAGAAGCATCGCAATGTATGTTCTTATATTTGTCGTAATTATCATGCTGGTTCAAAGCATGGTTGAACCTGCGAAGGATGAACAAAGTATAAGTTACAGCGAGCTTATAGTTCAATTACAAAATAATAACATAAAATCACTATCCTTTACTGAAAGTGAGGTAAAGGGTGTTTACAAAGACGATACGAAATTTACTTCATATGTACCAACTGTCTTTTTATTTAATTCAAGTTTTTATGACAAATATGTTGCCGACAAAATTGAATCAGGGGAAATAGAAATAGTGGGCGAACCTGTACCTGCCACTCCTATATGGGTAAGCGCACTGCCTACAATCGGAATGCTTGTCCTTTTGGCAGTTTTGTGGTATGTATTCATGAAACAGTCTCAGGGGGGAGGAACAGGAAAAGCAATGTCCTTTGGCAAGAGCAGGGCAAAAATGGTTAAAGATGATGACCCGAGCAAAAAAATTACTTTTGCGGATGTAGCTGGACTTGATGAAGAAAAAGAGGAGTTAAGCGAAATTGTTGATTTCCTTAAAAATCCAGCAAAGTTTGCAAGGCTGGGAGCCAGAATACCAAAGGGAGTCTTGCTGGTTGGCCCTCCGGGAACAGGAAAAACGTATCTGTCAAAATCCGTGTCTGGAGAGGCAGGGGTTCCGTTTTTCAGCATAAGTGGTTCCGACTTTGTTGAAATGTTTGTGGGGGTTGGTGCTTCACGTGTAAGAGATTTATTTGACCAGGCAAAGAAAAACGCACCATGTATTATTTTTATAGATGAAATTGATGCTGTCGGAAGACGGAGAGGAGCCGGCCTCGGCGGAGGAAACGATGAAAGAGAGCAGACATTGAACCAACTTCTGGTTGAGATGGACGGGTTTTCAGGAAACGAAGGTATTATAATAATTTCAGCTACAAATAGACCTGACATATTAGATCCAGCGTTGATGAGACCGGGACGCTTTGACAGACAGGTTCATGTAGGACTTCCGGACGTAAAGGCGAGAGAGGCAATATTAAAAATTCATATAAGAAAAAAACCTCTTGCAGATGATGTAGATCTGGAAATTGTAGCAAAAAGGACTCCAGGATTTACTCCTGCAGATTTGGAAAACGCAATGAATGAAGCTGCTCTTTTGACTGCAAGACAGAACAAGACATTAATAACTATGGACATAATTGAGGAAGCGATAACTAAGGTTATTGCAGGGCCTGAAAAGCGCAGTAAGGTTATCAGCGAAAATGAAAAAAAGCTTACTGCATATCATGAAGCCGGGCATGCAGTTGTTGCAAGGTTATCTTCAAATAAGGATCCTGTGCACATGATTACAATAATACCAAGAGGCGGTGCCGGAGGATTTACGATGTATCTGCCTGAAGAAGACAGGTCATACAGATCAAAGACAGAAATGGAAGAAAGTATTGTAAGACTTTTGGGAGGCAGAGTTGCTGAAAAACTTGCTCTTGATGATATTTCAACTGGAGCATCTAATGATATTGAAAGAGCAACAAAAATTGCGAGAGCTATGGTTACAACATACGGAATGAGCGATGAGCTGGGCCCGATGACTTATGGAACAAACGAAGAAGAGGTATTTTTAGGAAGAGATTTTAACAAGATAAGAAACTACTCAGAAGAGGTTGCTGCCAGAATAGACAATGAAATGCGAAGGATTATTGATAGCGCATATCATAAAACAGAAACACTTTTAAGTGAAAACATGGAAAAATTGGACCGTGTAGCTCAGGCCCTTTTAGAAAAAGAAACAATTTCAGGCAAGGAATTTGAAATGCTGTTTGAGGAAGTTTAA
- the hpt gene encoding hypoxanthine phosphoribosyltransferase, translating to MNGDIKEILITEDVLQSKVKELGAKITDDYKDKDLLLVCVLKGAVIFVSDLMRNINLPLGIDFMAISSYGSNTQSSGVVRILKDLNTSIEGRHVLIVEDIIDSGLTLSYLVDNLKSRRPASVEICTILDKPDRREANLEIKYTGFRVPDEFVVGYGLDYDEKYRNLPYIAILKEEIYQ from the coding sequence ATGAACGGAGATATCAAAGAAATATTGATTACGGAGGATGTATTGCAGTCCAAGGTAAAGGAGCTTGGAGCAAAAATTACTGATGATTACAAGGATAAAGACTTGCTTTTAGTTTGTGTTCTTAAAGGTGCGGTAATATTTGTAAGCGATTTAATGAGAAATATAAATTTACCATTAGGTATTGATTTTATGGCCATTTCAAGTTACGGATCAAATACTCAGTCATCTGGAGTCGTACGTATCCTTAAGGATTTGAATACATCAATCGAGGGTAGACATGTACTTATAGTCGAAGACATAATAGATTCGGGATTGACGCTGTCTTATCTGGTTGACAATTTAAAATCAAGAAGGCCTGCGTCGGTAGAAATATGCACAATACTCGATAAACCCGACAGAAGGGAAGCCAATCTTGAAATCAAATATACAGGATTTCGGGTTCCTGATGAATTCGTAGTTGGGTACGGTCTGGACTATGATGAAAAATATAGGAATCTGCCGTATATAGCAATTTTGAAAGAAGAAATTTACCAATAA
- the tilS gene encoding tRNA lysidine(34) synthetase TilS, producing the protein MYNLVKQNVLQKKLIFKGETILVALSGGPDSVFLFHNLRKLKEILGFNLYASHINHMYRGEDAMHDEEFARNLCRKYGIRLFVKRKHAGEYARELKVTEEEAGRILRYGFFNENLDELGGGKIAVAHNLNDQAETVLQRLIRGTGVDGLSAMSFENNNIIRPILNVPKSEILKYLHDNSYEYCIDKTNLHDIYGRNKIRLNLIPYLEESFNPNIQNALYRMSEAMQRDKKIIEKYTELKFQELLVEKDAKRVVLNLPKLKSLEPGESGRIVKRAIEELKGNTINIEMKHINYMLGFMQAADTGKKINLTEGFTTEISYDNFIINKNVENIPNFEYNIILNDSLYIPEVGKTLTVKILNITEFDRKNRNSISLDYGLLKGNPIVRNRRPGDSMIPCGMSGKKKIKDVFIDLKIPAAERDKKLIIEAGGDILWLEGFRINNSYKVSDSTKKILNITMEEQH; encoded by the coding sequence ATGTATAATTTAGTAAAGCAGAATGTATTGCAAAAAAAATTGATATTTAAAGGAGAAACCATCCTTGTAGCGCTATCCGGAGGACCGGATTCCGTATTCCTGTTTCACAATTTGAGAAAACTAAAGGAAATTTTAGGCTTTAATTTGTATGCTTCTCATATAAATCATATGTACAGAGGCGAAGATGCGATGCATGACGAAGAATTCGCAAGAAATCTGTGCAGAAAATATGGTATAAGACTTTTTGTCAAGAGAAAGCATGCCGGCGAATATGCTCGAGAGCTTAAAGTCACTGAAGAAGAAGCAGGACGAATACTAAGATATGGTTTTTTTAATGAAAATCTTGATGAACTTGGCGGCGGGAAAATCGCAGTTGCGCACAATTTAAACGATCAGGCGGAAACTGTGCTTCAAAGGCTCATAAGGGGTACAGGAGTTGACGGATTAAGTGCGATGAGCTTTGAAAATAATAATATAATAAGGCCAATTCTAAATGTTCCGAAGTCAGAGATTTTAAAATACCTGCATGATAACAGTTATGAATATTGCATAGATAAAACAAACCTTCATGATATATACGGAAGAAATAAAATAAGATTAAATCTGATTCCTTATTTAGAAGAAAGTTTCAATCCGAATATCCAGAATGCGTTGTACAGAATGTCTGAAGCAATGCAAAGGGACAAAAAAATAATTGAAAAATATACAGAACTTAAATTTCAGGAACTTCTGGTGGAGAAAGATGCTAAAAGAGTTGTGTTAAATCTTCCTAAGCTAAAGTCTCTGGAACCAGGTGAATCTGGAAGGATAGTAAAGAGGGCAATAGAGGAGCTTAAGGGAAATACAATAAATATTGAAATGAAGCATATTAATTATATGCTTGGATTTATGCAAGCTGCTGATACCGGAAAAAAAATTAATTTGACGGAGGGCTTTACAACAGAAATCAGTTATGATAATTTTATAATCAATAAAAATGTTGAAAACATTCCGAATTTTGAATATAATATTATACTAAACGATTCTTTGTATATTCCTGAGGTTGGAAAGACACTTACTGTAAAGATTTTGAATATTACGGAATTTGACAGAAAAAATAGGAACAGCATAAGCTTGGACTATGGTTTACTAAAAGGGAACCCGATTGTCAGGAACAGACGTCCCGGTGATTCGATGATTCCTTGCGGCATGTCAGGAAAAAAGAAAATAAAGGATGTTTTTATTGATTTGAAAATACCTGCCGCTGAACGAGATAAAAAACTCATTATTGAAGCAGGCGGTGATATATTGTGGTTGGAAGGCTTCAGAATCAATAACAGCTACAAGGTGTCGGATTCAACAAAAAAAATACTAAACATTACAATGGAGGAACAGCACTGA
- a CDS encoding PP2C family protein-serine/threonine phosphatase, which translates to MIGQTNDKRYITGIIGEFLKNEIKHIKENWIVFMMCFFIARQNIIDEIFPFAVVVLSSYCYAQGSSVSMLLTAIFAVLFAQSSFVYVIILIAVYAYFLNFKDERHSILIAAGYSSIVLLVSKTTILLADGFSVNGLMLNTFETIFVFSAIIITNEIIKVIKNIKYGFKKENVHRIKNKKAKKIKKSEEKSYDKVIKFANKESERNVDAKEEAASTASAENNTEYQREAGTIKNIAEFRKPRNVSIFTDKAKTKIKEQLLWQNINVKFFEVVSSNKNTISLSVTVKTEKSCEEAESAIELIVRNVCGVKLKCTERVVASKDYYVLKFKNIKRIKIRTYSASAVKEGSEVSGDNFAYAGRADRYYTVLCDGIGSGEEAYNESNGAVDLLSKFLYTDFSEAQILRTLNSILMIKLGEERFVTFDFNIIDYSSREIRIYKAGAAPSYLISGKTVDKISGKSLPLGILDNFEYSSFKKKVEIGDLIIMVSDGIIDSIGMDTKKSLDKYIEYLVNKDPQTIANSILSYALRGQDKIIDDMTVLVTKIG; encoded by the coding sequence ATGATTGGTCAAACAAACGATAAAAGATACATTACAGGTATTATTGGAGAGTTTCTAAAAAATGAAATTAAGCACATCAAAGAAAACTGGATTGTTTTTATGATGTGTTTTTTTATTGCAAGGCAAAATATCATTGATGAAATATTTCCATTTGCAGTAGTGGTATTGAGTTCGTATTGCTATGCGCAGGGAAGCTCTGTATCTATGCTGCTTACTGCAATATTTGCCGTACTTTTTGCACAGTCAAGCTTTGTGTATGTTATTATTTTGATTGCCGTCTATGCATACTTTTTAAATTTTAAGGATGAAAGGCATTCCATTCTTATTGCAGCAGGATATTCTTCAATTGTGCTGCTTGTTTCAAAGACAACAATATTATTAGCAGATGGATTCAGTGTAAATGGACTGATGTTAAATACTTTTGAAACGATTTTTGTTTTTAGTGCAATAATTATTACCAATGAAATCATAAAAGTAATAAAAAATATAAAATACGGCTTTAAAAAAGAAAATGTTCATAGGATAAAAAATAAAAAAGCAAAAAAAATAAAGAAATCTGAAGAAAAATCATATGACAAGGTTATTAAATTTGCAAATAAAGAAAGTGAAAGGAATGTGGATGCAAAAGAAGAAGCGGCTTCAACAGCTTCTGCGGAAAATAACACTGAGTATCAAAGAGAAGCCGGAACTATAAAAAACATTGCTGAATTTAGAAAACCCAGAAATGTGAGTATATTTACGGATAAGGCAAAAACGAAAATAAAAGAACAGCTGTTATGGCAGAATATAAATGTTAAATTTTTTGAAGTCGTTTCCTCTAATAAAAACACAATTTCTTTAAGCGTTACTGTAAAGACAGAAAAATCATGTGAGGAGGCTGAAAGCGCAATCGAGCTTATAGTAAGAAATGTTTGCGGTGTAAAGCTTAAATGTACTGAAAGAGTAGTCGCATCTAAAGATTACTATGTCTTGAAGTTTAAAAATATAAAAAGAATAAAAATAAGGACATACAGCGCTTCTGCAGTTAAAGAGGGAAGTGAAGTGTCTGGAGATAATTTTGCCTATGCAGGAAGGGCTGATAGATATTATACTGTGTTGTGTGACGGGATCGGTTCAGGAGAAGAGGCATATAACGAAAGCAATGGAGCGGTTGACTTGCTTTCGAAATTTCTATACACTGATTTTTCAGAAGCACAGATATTGAGAACACTTAATTCTATCTTAATGATAAAGCTCGGAGAAGAAAGATTTGTAACGTTTGATTTTAATATAATTGATTATAGTTCCAGAGAAATACGAATATATAAAGCAGGAGCCGCGCCTTCTTACCTTATAAGTGGAAAAACCGTGGATAAAATATCCGGTAAAAGTCTTCCGCTGGGTATACTGGATAACTTTGAATACAGTTCATTTAAAAAAAAGGTGGAAATTGGAGACCTTATTATTATGGTATCGGATGGTATAATAGATTCAATAGGTATGGATACAAAAAAATCTCTGGATAAATATATTGAATACTTAGTTAATAAGGATCCTCAAACAATCGCTAATTCTATATTAAGCTATGCTTTAAGAGGGCAGGACAAAATTATCGATGACATGACGGTGCTGGTTACAAAAATAGGTTAA
- a CDS encoding septum formation initiator family protein: MNEDQKIIELKKKINNEDFRMQEKEIKNQHRMQKLIKSAPKKKKRKFNILNFAFMVFIFYFGYTAFNQYQMINELNKEIDEKNHSKAKVEKEVQDLKKDVEKINDEEALLELVEKIAREQYKMVKPNETIYIDKNKNDNKLIQGIGLEEELEN, from the coding sequence TTGAACGAAGATCAAAAAATTATAGAACTAAAGAAAAAAATCAATAATGAAGACTTCCGTATGCAAGAAAAAGAAATAAAAAATCAGCATAGGATGCAAAAGCTAATAAAATCTGCCCCCAAAAAGAAAAAAAGAAAATTTAATATATTAAATTTTGCTTTTATGGTATTCATATTTTATTTTGGATATACTGCATTTAATCAGTACCAGATGATAAACGAACTAAACAAGGAAATAGATGAAAAAAATCATAGCAAAGCTAAAGTCGAAAAGGAAGTTCAGGATCTTAAAAAAGATGTTGAAAAAATTAATGATGAGGAAGCATTGCTGGAGCTTGTTGAAAAAATAGCCAGAGAACAGTACAAAATGGTTAAACCGAATGAGACTATATATATAGATAAGAATAAAAATGACAATAAATTAATTCAAGGAATAGGGCTTGAAGAAGAATTGGAAAACTGA
- the yabQ gene encoding spore cortex biosynthesis protein YabQ, whose translation MDYLPYSQEYMLAVSVMGGMLLGFIWDIYRLVRHYTKLSAFATAIGDILYWLISIYIGIQLIFDISFGNVRFFILIGFISGALLYFYGISRYILKAAIFIVDAILKFIKKIISLLIDPIKYVANMLINKFKILLYPIKLKYEKTRNTAKKRYKFFKFRVKKLSKNKKMIYNKKRHLRKMKKRKRGKRTIERRSKNYRTKEKNQ comes from the coding sequence ATGGATTACTTACCTTACTCTCAAGAATATATGCTTGCAGTTTCTGTAATGGGGGGAATGCTTCTCGGATTCATTTGGGACATATACAGACTCGTAAGGCATTATACTAAACTAAGTGCGTTTGCTACTGCTATAGGAGATATTTTATATTGGCTGATAAGTATATATATTGGAATACAGCTTATTTTTGATATAAGCTTCGGCAATGTCAGGTTTTTTATTCTTATTGGATTTATTTCAGGCGCTCTATTATATTTTTACGGAATCAGTCGATATATTTTAAAAGCAGCTATTTTTATTGTGGATGCAATTTTAAAATTTATAAAGAAGATAATAAGCTTGTTGATTGACCCCATTAAATATGTTGCAAATATGTTGATTAACAAATTTAAAATATTGTTGTACCCTATAAAACTTAAATACGAAAAAACAAGAAATACAGCAAAAAAACGATATAAATTCTTTAAGTTCAGGGTAAAAAAACTTTCAAAAAACAAAAAAATGATATATAATAAAAAAAGGCATCTACGCAAGATGAAAAAGAGAAAAAGGGGGAAAAGAACAATTGAACGAAGATCAAAAAATTATAGAACTAAAGAAAAAAATCAATAA
- the yabP gene encoding sporulation protein YabP, protein MDEKAVQSLTLENKEILSVTGVENVDNFNDEVVVLITNKGKLTIKGEKLNINKLNVDEGKLIVKGVINSLVYSEYEGQREKVSLVKKLFK, encoded by the coding sequence ATGGATGAGAAAGCCGTACAAAGCTTAACGCTTGAAAACAAGGAAATATTAAGCGTAACTGGAGTAGAAAATGTAGACAACTTTAACGATGAAGTGGTTGTACTTATTACTAACAAAGGAAAGTTGACCATAAAGGGTGAAAAGCTCAATATAAATAAATTGAACGTTGATGAAGGCAAGCTTATTGTAAAAGGAGTTATAAATTCCCTAGTATATTCCGAATATGAAGGTCAAAGAGAAAAAGTAAGCTTGGTTAAAAAATTATTTAAGTAG
- a CDS encoding competence protein ComK: MKNKLEFNQIDAMLPVYVKDKGNCTEVITTEASYIKSTTVETCIKQLADYYNISLYHNRINYGRELGISNKVPVVVNENSVYIYVNVREPMFKHDAAYGYVDLNAVDQVEQENGLAVILMNSGKTIKTRQSIKSLKRSMLNGRLARDIYKEKHKKNN, translated from the coding sequence ATGAAAAATAAGTTGGAATTTAACCAAATCGACGCTATGCTGCCAGTTTATGTAAAAGATAAAGGGAATTGTACTGAAGTCATAACGACAGAGGCTTCTTATATAAAAAGTACAACAGTTGAAACATGCATAAAGCAATTAGCGGATTATTATAATATAAGCCTGTATCATAACAGGATAAATTACGGTAGAGAGCTTGGCATTTCTAATAAGGTGCCGGTTGTTGTAAATGAAAATTCAGTATATATATATGTTAATGTGAGAGAACCTATGTTTAAGCATGATGCGGCGTACGGATATGTAGACTTAAATGCTGTTGATCAGGTTGAGCAGGAAAACGGACTTGCTGTAATACTAATGAATTCAGGCAAAACTATAAAAACGAGGCAAAGCATAAAGTCGCTAAAAAGGAGCATGTTGAACGGCAGATTGGCGAGAGACATATATAAGGAAAAGCATAAGAAAAATAATTAG
- a CDS encoding sigma-70 family RNA polymerase sigma factor, with product MSLNGDKNYHEILLDRLKPLIFKNIYMYWDPMDPIAEDLEQEGYVLILESLKAYNQKRNVHFLQYVKIKIYYFYKNYFRKTRKDNNKSYSDDLICGEFPSCLDNLLEKENSNELYENIKTLSAIDREILRLYYYEQLTIREVSERLEMPLSTCSGRKKSAIKKLYNLARYQK from the coding sequence ATGAGTTTAAATGGGGACAAGAATTATCACGAAATTTTATTAGACAGGTTAAAACCGCTTATTTTTAAAAACATTTATATGTATTGGGATCCTATGGACCCCATAGCAGAAGATCTTGAACAGGAAGGTTATGTATTAATCTTAGAATCTCTAAAAGCCTATAACCAAAAAAGAAATGTTCACTTTCTTCAGTATGTAAAAATAAAAATATATTATTTTTATAAAAACTATTTTCGAAAAACAAGAAAAGATAATAATAAAAGTTATTCAGATGATTTGATTTGCGGTGAATTTCCATCCTGTTTAGACAATTTATTGGAAAAAGAGAATTCGAACGAACTGTATGAGAATATAAAAACCCTTTCAGCAATAGATAGAGAAATTCTTCGTTTGTATTACTATGAGCAGCTTACTATACGGGAAGTATCTGAAAGACTCGAAATGCCGCTCAGCACTTGTTCAGGCAGAAAAAAATCGGCAATAAAAAAACTATATAACCTTGCAAGATATCAGAAATAA